One window of the Triticum dicoccoides isolate Atlit2015 ecotype Zavitan chromosome 3B, WEW_v2.0, whole genome shotgun sequence genome contains the following:
- the LOC119277111 gene encoding uncharacterized protein LOC119277111: MAAARARWRFLVLPLALLLAIGSSRGLDAAPKPPVPKAISDLREAIVKGLGLQSEELKVSGFDVRDALVGHAVAYEFDMEVGRKAVPVRLLEDVNRWDFVDLPIFRSQADADDTALAEIGRGSFDPTLPPFQLAGPMELWIQDGDDVRLALPHDVEAGTLKKVVLADGAVVTVKGARAVSLRLPLELPLPLNRTTYKGRLSSLLSIARALRGAARSNQKPLMSLRIEGPTSLSSTPSMSPNDKLKLKRLAPGQVELSSRAIPAVTDDEDESPSPGLWPFLSLNASDGSLQGLEELLAKVLGKKAGEKGTFKLVNARASAQTYVKMGFTVEKRIADGEVNWSNLPEWKTKPNKLRAHYEVLARVERGQAIPERIAQVQPFQVDEAMSESMLTGNVSRSKMEVVNPPPVFFTL, encoded by the exons ATGGCCGCCGCTCGAGCCCGATGGCGGTTCCTCGTGCTGCCCCTCGCGCTGCTCCTCGCGATCGGCTCGTCGCGCGGCCTCGACGCGGCGCCCAAGCCCCCCGTCCCCAAGGCCATCTCC GACCTGAGGGAGGCGATCGTCAAGGGGCTGGGGCTCCAGTCGGAGGAGCTCAAGGTGTCCGGGTTCGACGTGAGGGACGCGCTGGTGGGGCATGCGGTGGCGTACGAGTTCGACATGGAGGTCGGGAGGAAGGCCGTGCCGGTGCGGCTGCTCGAGGACGTCAACCGGTGGGACTTCGTCGACCTGCCCATCTTCCGGTCCCAGGCCGACGCCGACGACACGGCGCTCGCCGAGATCGGGCGGGGGAGCTTCGACCCCACGCTGCCGCCCTTCCAGCTCGCCGGGCCCATGGAGCTCTGGATCCAGGACGGCGACGACGTCAGGCTCGCGTTGCCG CATGATGTCGAAGCTGGAACCCTGAAGAAAGTTGTTCTTGCTGATGGTGCGGTGGTAACAGTGAAAGGTGCTAGGGCGGTGAGCCTCCGTTTGCCCCTCGAACTACCACTTCCTCTCAACCGCACCACATACAAGGGCCGCCTGTCTAGCTTGCTTTCCATTGCTCGAGCCCTACGCGGTGCAGCTCGGTCTAATCAGAAACCCCTGATGTCCCTCCGGATCGAGGGTCCAACCTCATTATCCTCAACCCCTTCCATGTCTCCGAATGACAAGCTCAAGCTCAAAAGGTTGGCCCCAGGTCAAGTGGAGCTCTCCTCGCGTGCGATCCCTGCTGTCACAGACGATGAGGATGAATCACCTAGCCCCGGATTGTGGCCCTTTTTGTCATTGAATGCATCGGATGGCAGCCTGCAGGGGCTTGAAGAACTACTGGCGAAGGTTTTGGGCAAGAAGGCGGGTGAGAAGGGCACGTTCAAGTTGGTGAATGCACGGGCCTCGGCACAAACATATGTCAAAATGGGTTTCACGGTGGAGAAGCGGATTGCTGATGGAGAGGTGAACTGGTCTAACTTGCCTGAGTGGAAAACAAAGCCCAACAAGTTGAGAGCGCACTATGAAGTTCTTGCTCGCGTGGAGCGTGGCCAGGCGATCCCGGAAAGGATCGCCCAGGTGCAGCCTTTCCAGGTCGACGAGGCCATGTCCGAGAGCATGCTCACCGGAAACGTGTCTAGATCGAAGATGGAGGTAGTAAACCCCCCACCGGTTTTTTTCACTTTGTGA